DNA sequence from the Pseudomonas fluorescens Q2-87 genome:
GGCTTTAATCAATTGGTCAGCAGTGAAGAATCGGTGAACCTGCATCGGGTGATCATTGCCCTGGGCAGCCAGGATCCGAAACTCTCGACGATCTTCTTCGAAGCCGGTCCGCAGCGGATGCTCTCAGGCATGGAGCGGTTGCTGGTCAAGGTCAACCAGAGCGGTGCGCTGAGCATCGACAAGCCCCGCAACGCCGCCGAGCATTTCTTTTGCCTGATCAAGGGGGCGGCGAACTTTCGCCTGCTGTATGGCTGCGGCGCAGCATTGGAGCCCGAAGCGGCGGAGGCTCATGTGCAGGAAGTGGTGGGGTTGTTTGTGCGGGCTTATCGGCCTTAGGCCAGCCGTCATTTATTCGCTGACTGGCAGGGCCCCATCGCGAGCAGGCTCGCTCCCACAGGGGCACCATCGATCCAGTGTGGGAGCGAGCCTGCTCGCGATGAAGGCAACACGGTCTCAGGGCTTGAGCGCTTTCTTGGGATAGATATCGTAGCGACTGGATTTGCCATCGAGCCCATGACTGGGCTTGGGCCCTTCGATGCAAGGAGCCTTGCGCGGGCGCTTGACCACCACCCGGTGAGTCGCCAGGGCCAGGGCGGCGGCGAGTAGCGCCGGGGCGTCCGGGTCATCGCCTACCAGCGGACGGAACAGGCGCATTTCCTTCTTCACCAGAGCGGTTTTCTCACGATGGGGGAACATCGGGTCCAGGTAGATCACTTGGGGCGGCTCACCTTCCCAGTTGCGCATCACGTCGATGGAATTGCCCTTGAGCAAACGCATGCGGGCCACGATCGGTGCGACATCGAAATCCTCCGCCCCGCGGGCCAGGCCATCCTCCAACAGCGCGCCGATCAGCGGCTGGCGTTCGATCAGGCTCATTTCACAACCCAGACTGGCGAGTACGAATGCATCCTTGCCCAACCCGGCCGTGGCGTCCAACACCCGTGGACGCACGCCTTGGGCGACACCCACCGCCTTGGCGATCATTTGGCCACTGCCGCCACCGTACAATCGACGATGGGCCGCACCGCCCTCGACGAAGTCCACCCGCACCGGGCCTGGCGCGTCCGGCCCGAGTTGCTGCAATTGCAGCCCCTGCTCGCCGACCTGCAAGGCAAATTCGCCATCGTCCACTTGCAAGGGCAAGCCAAGGCGCTCGGCCCACTGCTCGGCCTGGGGCTGGAAGGCCGGGGCCAGGGCCTCGACATGGATGCGGCAAGCCGCAGGTTGCTCACTCATGGAAGTTGTTCATTCATGGAAACATGCTCAAAAAATTAAGGATCGGCAAGAACGGCCGATAACAACGGTGAACGGCATTTTGCCAGAGCTGAGCGTCGACCGAGAAAAATGTCAGACATTCAATCCCCATCGATAGGCGTGATCTCCCCTTACGGCGATTACAGCCTGCGCAATACCCAAGCGCTGAGCGGCGTCAGTCACCTGTGGCAGGATTTTTTTGCCCGGGCCCTGGCCGATCAACTGGGTGATGCCGCACCGGTGCCAGGCAGCTACCAGCCAGCCCCCCTCGATGAGAATGTTGAACCGACCCTCGGCGCTGAACTGCTGGATCACATCGTCAGCCAGCGCACCTGTGAAGTGACCGAAACGCCGGTCGCACCGCCTGAGCCGCTGTTCCTGCCCATCGCCGAATTCGAACTGGACCTGCTGGACAAGCCCTTCCCGCCTTTCCCGGCGCAAGAAATCGCTGCCCAGCAAAAGCAGCAGACGTTCGAGAGCAACTGGGTTCGCCCCATCGTCCTCGCCGCCGGCCAACCGCTGCCAGAGCCCGGCCCGGCGCCGCAGCCGCGCCCATTGCACCTGCCGATTGCCGAGTTCGAACTCGATCTGCTGGACAAGCCATTCCCGCCCTTCCCGGAAGAAGAATTGGTGGAACAGCAGAAACAATTGGATTTCGACACCCGCTGGGCACGTCCGATCGTGCTGCAGAACCTGCGCATCGCCGCCTGATTCTCAACGACAGATCCACCAGGGCCCCACATCCAGATGAAAATGGTTGCGGTGCGCCGCGTTGTAATCCGGGCTCAAGACCACACTGAACATGTCACAGGCACCGTCGCGGGCCTGCCGTAGAAAGCGCGCATCGGCATTGTCCTTGGGCCAGTCCCTGAGGACGCTGATCGTGCGGCCGTCAGCCAGGCGAAAGCCGGCGATATCCAGTGCGCTGGCCGTGGCGTGCTGGCTGCGTGCCCCGGTCTCACGACCGTACATGTTGCGACAGGCGAAACTGCCGAGGTGATCGACCCGCGTGACTTTCTGGCCATAGACCGCCGCTGCCGCCGGCTGTAGCGCATGACGCTCGAACAGCGCGAACGCCACGGCCAGTGGGCAACTGGCGAGGAAACTGCTGCTGAGCGCCACTTCACCGCCCTGCACCCTCACTGCATTGTTCAGCGGGCAATCGGCCTCGGGGCTGCTGTCCGCCTGGCGAGCGGTCCGAAGCCCCGAGGTGGCGAGGGCCTGATCGCACAGCTGCGGGTCGTTGCGCAAGGCCATCAGCTTGTAGCGGGTCAGCAGGTTCGGAGGAACGTTAACGTCCAGGGGCGCCCAAGGGTTCCACTGGGGTGGCAGCGACAGCCAGCCGCGCCACACACTAAACACCGCCAGGCCCATGATTGACACCAGGACCGCCAAACCTTTCAAAAACCGCACGGCAGGGCCTCGGGCATCAACCCTTGAACAACTGGTTGGCCTGCTTGAACGGCATCGAGCGGCGCGTAAAAGTGAACGTGCCCTGCTGCTGGATCTCCTCGGCGGCGCGGAAGAACTCGCCATACGCAGCCAGGGCCAGGGCCGACCCGACACTGATGCGCTTGACGCCCAACTCGCTCAACTGCGCGACCGTCAGGTCCAGCGCCCCGGACATCAGCACGTTCACTGGCTTGGGCGCCACGGCTCGCACCACCGCGAGCACTTGCTCGGCCGAGCTCAGGCCAGGGGCATAGAGCACATCGGCGCCGGCATCGGCGAACGCCTTGAGGCGGCGAATCGTGTCATCCAGGTCGGGCTTGCCGTGCAGGAAATTTTCCGCCCGAGCGGTCAGCAAGAAGGGATACGGCAGGCTGCGCACAGCTTCAGCGGCGGCCTTGACCCGCGCCACGGCGTGGTCGAAGCAATAGATCGGGCTGTCTTCACGCCCCGTGGCGTCTTCGATCGAACCGCCCACCGCGCCGGCCTGCGCCGCCCGAAGGAGGTTGCGGGCGCAATCCTCGGGCGCATCGGCGAAACCGTTTTCCAAGTCCACCGCCACCGGCAGGTCAGTGGCCGCCACTATCGCCCGGACATTGGCCA
Encoded proteins:
- a CDS encoding isocitrate lyase/PEP mutase family protein; protein product: MDAQTRRAQAFKALHEREGAFVIPNPWDAGSAKMLASLGFEALATTSAGHAFSLARPDGALGLEDTLANVRAIVAATDLPVAVDLENGFADAPEDCARNLLRAAQAGAVGGSIEDATGREDSPIYCFDHAVARVKAAAEAVRSLPYPFLLTARAENFLHGKPDLDDTIRRLKAFADAGADVLYAPGLSSAEQVLAVVRAVAPKPVNVLMSGALDLTVAQLSELGVKRISVGSALALAAYGEFFRAAEEIQQQGTFTFTRRSMPFKQANQLFKG
- a CDS encoding extensin family protein, yielding MRFLKGLAVLVSIMGLAVFSVWRGWLSLPPQWNPWAPLDVNVPPNLLTRYKLMALRNDPQLCDQALATSGLRTARQADSSPEADCPLNNAVRVQGGEVALSSSFLASCPLAVAFALFERHALQPAAAAVYGQKVTRVDHLGSFACRNMYGRETGARSQHATASALDIAGFRLADGRTISVLRDWPKDNADARFLRQARDGACDMFSVVLSPDYNAAHRNHFHLDVGPWWICR
- a CDS encoding class I SAM-dependent methyltransferase; protein product: MSEQPAACRIHVEALAPAFQPQAEQWAERLGLPLQVDDGEFALQVGEQGLQLQQLGPDAPGPVRVDFVEGGAAHRRLYGGGSGQMIAKAVGVAQGVRPRVLDATAGLGKDAFVLASLGCEMSLIERQPLIGALLEDGLARGAEDFDVAPIVARMRLLKGNSIDVMRNWEGEPPQVIYLDPMFPHREKTALVKKEMRLFRPLVGDDPDAPALLAAALALATHRVVVKRPRKAPCIEGPKPSHGLDGKSSRYDIYPKKALKP
- a CDS encoding TetR/AcrR family transcriptional regulator translates to MSNNRSPHSGPGRPKDLAKRQAILDAAKRLFVSMGYASTSMDAVATEAGVSKLTVYSHFTDKETLFSAAVIAKCEEQVPPLFFEWPEGVPIERVLLNIARGFNQLVSSEESVNLHRVIIALGSQDPKLSTIFFEAGPQRMLSGMERLLVKVNQSGALSIDKPRNAAEHFFCLIKGAANFRLLYGCGAALEPEAAEAHVQEVVGLFVRAYRP